The following coding sequences lie in one Longimicrobiaceae bacterium genomic window:
- the mrdA gene encoding penicillin-binding protein 2 produces the protein MKLFQPDPRQRRTLGAVFMITLVISTLLTAFFQTQVLTGAQYAARSEENRLRPIKIPAPRGTIYDRNGEVVATSITGYSVALLPASEETIRGTLLDLMPFLGLSTQDVDALMAKRKARPNDLLEVTERATFPQVAAIEERRAAFPNLMIVERPMRYYPGGNAIGHIAGYVGEITREELQQERFRREGYQQGTWIGKAGIEREYELELGGVDGARFVEVDAMGRVVDPRSSVGALAPVPGENLKLTLDLDLQNYIHRIFPDTMKGAVVAMVPSTGEILAMYSHPAVNANEFVGGIKPSLWRALQTDPTKPLLDRTITALYPPASTWKLATAAAGVKEGILKAGSRMPISCTGGMAYAGRYSRCWYRPGHGSLDLAGAIEKSCNVYFYQVGIRLGLAKLTAEGTRMGFNTRSGIDLPGEVKPIFPTGIDWYRERFGHTPTPSEVMSLAIGQGPNSQSVLNMAHFYSAIAGNGTAPEPHLVDREGAGEGPGQIDLGLDATGLQALWDGLAAVTSPTGTAVLSSIARWKVYGKTGTAQNPQGADHGWFVGFSGPPGGHPEIVVAAIIEHGLHGSDVGPIATKAINFYLNKKHGLPFDPKPTLIERWQSQRMRWSQFDVYPAPITPIPRSTAQTASAPAKAKQAR, from the coding sequence ATGAAGCTCTTCCAGCCCGATCCCCGGCAGCGCAGGACGCTCGGCGCGGTGTTCATGATCACCCTGGTGATCAGCACCCTGCTGACGGCGTTCTTCCAGACGCAGGTGCTGACGGGCGCACAGTACGCGGCGCGCTCCGAGGAGAACCGGCTCCGCCCCATCAAGATCCCCGCCCCGCGCGGGACGATCTACGACCGCAACGGCGAGGTGGTCGCCACCAGCATCACCGGCTACTCAGTCGCCCTCCTGCCGGCCTCGGAGGAGACGATCCGGGGGACGCTGCTGGACCTGATGCCGTTCCTCGGCCTGTCCACGCAGGACGTGGACGCGCTCATGGCGAAGCGGAAGGCCCGCCCCAACGACCTTCTGGAGGTCACCGAGCGGGCCACCTTCCCGCAGGTGGCGGCCATCGAGGAGCGGCGGGCCGCGTTCCCGAACCTCATGATCGTCGAGCGCCCCATGCGCTACTACCCGGGGGGGAATGCCATCGGGCACATCGCCGGGTACGTGGGCGAGATCACGCGCGAGGAGCTGCAGCAGGAGCGCTTCCGCCGCGAGGGATACCAGCAGGGGACGTGGATCGGCAAGGCCGGGATCGAGCGTGAGTACGAGCTGGAGCTCGGCGGCGTGGACGGCGCCCGGTTCGTGGAGGTGGACGCCATGGGGCGCGTCGTCGACCCGCGCTCCTCCGTGGGCGCGCTGGCGCCGGTCCCGGGCGAGAACCTGAAGCTCACCCTCGACCTGGACCTGCAGAACTACATCCACCGGATCTTCCCGGATACGATGAAGGGGGCGGTGGTCGCCATGGTCCCCTCCACGGGCGAGATCCTGGCGATGTACAGCCACCCTGCGGTGAACGCAAACGAGTTCGTCGGAGGCATCAAGCCATCGCTCTGGCGGGCGCTGCAGACGGATCCGACGAAGCCGCTCCTGGACCGCACGATCACCGCGCTCTACCCCCCGGCATCTACCTGGAAGCTGGCCACGGCGGCGGCGGGCGTGAAGGAGGGGATCCTCAAGGCGGGGTCGCGGATGCCGATCTCCTGCACCGGGGGCATGGCGTACGCCGGTCGCTACTCCCGCTGCTGGTACCGGCCGGGGCATGGCTCGCTGGATCTCGCGGGGGCGATCGAGAAGTCGTGCAACGTCTACTTCTACCAGGTCGGGATCCGGCTCGGACTCGCGAAGCTCACCGCGGAAGGGACGCGCATGGGCTTCAACACCCGCAGCGGCATCGACCTCCCCGGCGAGGTGAAGCCGATCTTCCCCACCGGGATCGACTGGTACCGCGAGCGCTTCGGGCACACGCCCACGCCCTCGGAGGTGATGAGCCTCGCCATCGGGCAGGGGCCCAACTCGCAGTCGGTGCTGAACATGGCGCACTTCTACTCCGCCATCGCGGGGAACGGCACCGCACCGGAGCCGCACCTGGTGGACCGGGAGGGCGCCGGGGAGGGGCCCGGGCAGATCGACCTGGGGCTGGACGCCACGGGGCTGCAGGCGCTCTGGGACGGCCTGGCCGCGGTCACGTCGCCCACCGGGACTGCGGTGCTCTCCTCGATCGCGCGCTGGAAGGTGTACGGTAAGACGGGGACCGCGCAGAACCCGCAGGGCGCTGACCACGGCTGGTTCGTGGGCTTCTCCGGTCCTCCGGGCGGGCACCCCGAGATCGTGGTGGCGGCCATCATCGAGCACGGCCTGCATGGGAGCGACGTGGGCCCCATTGCCACCAAGGCCATCAACTTCTACCTGAACAAGAAGCACGGCCTCCCCTTCGACCCCAAGCCGACGCTGATCGAGCGCTGGCAGTCGCAGCGGATGCGGTGGAGCCAGTTCGACGTCTACCCGGCGCCGATCACCCCGATTCCGCGCTCCACCGCGCAGACGGCGTCCGCCCCGGCCAAGGCGAAGCAGGCCCGATAA
- a CDS encoding thiamine pyrophosphate-dependent enzyme yields MPRTKQAPSAAIPHGLTREQLLEMYRYVRLTRTLEEKLETLFRQSKVVGGLFRSLGQEGESVASAYALRRRDDGTGDMLSPLIRNLGSMLVMGARPEEVLRQYMAKGDSPARGKELNIHFTDYRRGFIGQISPLGDLVPVMAGVTLTFRQRGEDRVGMVYIGDGATSTGAFHEGINFAAVQRCPLVVVVESNQWAYTTPTRLQTAVESFVDKAPGYGVAGEQVDGNDMLAVYGAARRAVDRARAGEGVTLLEVLTYRRRGHAQHDNQSYVDPAEIEHWATTNDPIDRYVAALTGNGWATAGELAAIDEEVDRELEAMIPAAEAAPLPDPETALDDVYADAPVSAPWTRHTPPDPTQA; encoded by the coding sequence ATGCCGAGAACCAAGCAGGCCCCTTCCGCGGCGATCCCGCACGGGCTCACGCGGGAGCAGCTCCTGGAGATGTACCGCTACGTGCGCCTGACGCGGACGCTCGAGGAAAAGCTCGAGACGCTCTTCCGGCAGAGCAAGGTGGTGGGGGGGCTCTTCCGCTCGCTGGGGCAGGAGGGGGAGTCCGTCGCCAGCGCGTACGCGCTCCGTCGCCGCGACGACGGCACGGGCGACATGCTCTCGCCGCTGATCCGCAACCTGGGCTCCATGCTGGTGATGGGCGCCCGCCCGGAGGAGGTCCTCCGCCAGTACATGGCCAAGGGCGACTCCCCCGCGCGCGGCAAGGAGCTGAACATCCACTTCACCGACTACCGGCGCGGCTTCATCGGGCAGATCTCCCCGCTGGGCGACCTGGTCCCGGTCATGGCGGGGGTGACGCTCACCTTCAGGCAGCGCGGCGAGGACCGGGTGGGGATGGTCTACATCGGCGACGGCGCCACCTCCACCGGGGCCTTCCACGAGGGGATCAACTTCGCCGCGGTGCAGCGGTGCCCGCTGGTGGTGGTGGTGGAGAGCAACCAGTGGGCGTACACCACGCCGACCCGGCTGCAGACCGCCGTGGAGTCGTTCGTGGACAAGGCCCCCGGCTACGGGGTGGCCGGCGAGCAGGTGGACGGCAACGACATGCTGGCCGTGTACGGCGCCGCCCGCCGCGCCGTGGACCGCGCCCGCGCAGGGGAGGGGGTCACGCTCCTGGAGGTGCTCACCTACCGCCGCAGGGGGCACGCGCAGCACGACAACCAGTCGTACGTGGACCCGGCGGAGATCGAGCACTGGGCCACCACCAACGACCCCATCGACCGCTACGTGGCCGCGCTGACCGGGAACGGCTGGGCCACGGCCGGGGAGCTGGCCGCGATCGACGAAGAGGTGGACCGCGAGCTGGAGGCGATGATCCCCGCCGCGGAGGCGGCCCCCCTCCCGGACCCGGAGACCGCCCTGGACGACGTGTACGCCGACGCCCCGGTGAGCGCCCCCTGGACGCGCCACACGCCCCCCGATCCCACGCAGGCCTGA
- a CDS encoding alpha-ketoacid dehydrogenase subunit beta produces the protein MATATKQKPEHVRLTEEGKPVTFLEAIREAIWEEMERDPSVFLLGEDIGAYGGAFKVTEGMQERFGALRVIDTPISEIGFTGAAAGAAHMGMRPIVEMQFIDFISCAYDMITNYVATSRYRGSGGVPMVIRGPSGGGVRGGPFHSQNPEMAFFHTPGLKIVYPATAYDAKGLLKAAVRDDDPVLFFEHKWLYRRPQVREVLPAEDYVVPLGKARTHREGSDLTIVTYAAMVHKSLEAAEQLEKEDGLSVEVIDLRTLLPLDEDAIVESVRKTNRLLVVHEDTRTGGIAGEIAMRVNEKAFEWLDAPILRVAALDAPVPYSPPLEDYFLPQTEDVVKAARHLAAY, from the coding sequence ATGGCGACCGCGACCAAGCAGAAGCCGGAGCACGTCCGGCTCACCGAAGAAGGGAAGCCCGTCACCTTCCTGGAGGCCATCCGGGAGGCGATCTGGGAGGAGATGGAGCGGGACCCCAGCGTCTTCCTGCTGGGGGAGGACATCGGTGCCTACGGCGGCGCCTTCAAGGTCACCGAGGGGATGCAGGAGCGCTTCGGCGCGCTGCGGGTGATCGACACCCCCATCTCGGAGATCGGCTTCACCGGCGCCGCCGCCGGGGCCGCGCACATGGGGATGCGCCCCATCGTGGAGATGCAGTTCATCGACTTCATCTCCTGCGCATACGACATGATCACCAACTACGTCGCCACCTCGCGCTACCGCGGGTCGGGCGGGGTGCCGATGGTGATCCGCGGCCCCTCCGGGGGCGGCGTGCGGGGCGGGCCGTTCCACTCGCAGAACCCGGAGATGGCGTTCTTCCACACGCCGGGGCTCAAGATCGTCTATCCCGCCACCGCCTACGACGCCAAGGGGCTCCTCAAGGCCGCGGTGCGGGACGACGACCCGGTGCTCTTCTTCGAGCACAAGTGGCTGTACCGCCGCCCCCAGGTCCGCGAGGTCCTCCCCGCCGAGGACTACGTGGTCCCGCTGGGGAAGGCGCGCACGCACCGCGAGGGGAGCGACCTGACGATCGTCACCTACGCGGCCATGGTGCACAAGAGCCTGGAGGCCGCCGAGCAGCTGGAGAAGGAGGACGGCCTCTCCGTGGAGGTGATCGACCTGCGCACCCTCCTCCCGCTGGACGAGGACGCCATCGTGGAGAGCGTGCGGAAGACCAACCGCCTCCTGGTGGTGCACGAGGACACCCGCACCGGCGGGATCGCGGGGGAGATCGCCATGCGGGTGAACGAGAAGGCGTTCGAGTGGCTGGACGCGCCGATCCTGCGCGTCGCCGCGCTGGACGCGCCGGTGCCGTACTCGCCCCCGCTGGAGGACTACTTCCTCCCGCAGACCGAAGACGTCGTGAAGGCGGCGCGCCACCTGGCGGCCTACTGA